A stretch of Bacillus pseudomycoides DNA encodes these proteins:
- a CDS encoding UDP-glucose/GDP-mannose dehydrogenase family protein, translating to MNIAIFGTGYVGLVTGVCLSDIGHRVTCIDIDENKVIKMKQGISPIYEPGLDELMIKNIKEDRLLFTTNCKLRIAEADVIYIAVGTPQKEDGSANLQYIEQVALDIAHNLTKDAIVVIKSTVPVGTNDYVKNLIHENLKADVKVSMVSNPEFLREGSAIYDSFYGDRIVIGADDAKTADIMAELNKPFNVPVFKTTIRSSEMIKYASNAFLATKISFINEIANICEKIGADVEQVANGMGLDKRIGTQFLKAGIGYGGSCFPKDTNALIQIAGNVEHDFVLLKSVINVNNDQQASLVEKVKNVLGQMNGKRVAMLGLAFKPNTDDMREAASIVIARELVQLGTQVVAYDPIATENAKKLLPSEVEYVNSVEEAVEKADATLIVTEWEDIKTFPLEKYIELMKEPIIFDGRNCHGLEHVQKFSVDYYSVGRPPVIREKILL from the coding sequence ATGAATATAGCTATTTTTGGTACAGGTTATGTAGGATTAGTAACAGGAGTATGTTTATCAGATATTGGACATCGTGTAACATGTATCGATATTGATGAAAATAAAGTTATAAAAATGAAACAAGGTATTTCACCAATATACGAACCTGGCTTAGATGAATTAATGATTAAGAATATTAAAGAAGATCGACTTTTATTTACAACAAATTGTAAGTTAAGAATTGCAGAAGCAGATGTTATCTATATTGCAGTAGGTACACCGCAAAAGGAAGATGGTTCAGCTAATTTACAATATATAGAGCAAGTAGCACTAGATATTGCTCATAATCTTACAAAAGATGCAATTGTAGTAATTAAAAGTACAGTACCAGTAGGTACAAACGATTATGTGAAAAATTTAATTCACGAAAATCTAAAAGCTGACGTAAAGGTTAGTATGGTATCAAATCCAGAATTTTTAAGAGAAGGTTCAGCAATTTATGATAGTTTTTATGGTGATCGAATTGTTATTGGAGCTGACGATGCAAAGACAGCAGATATTATGGCAGAATTAAATAAGCCTTTTAATGTTCCAGTTTTTAAAACCACAATTAGAAGTTCGGAAATGATTAAATATGCGTCCAATGCTTTTTTAGCTACAAAGATTAGTTTTATTAATGAAATTGCTAATATTTGTGAAAAAATAGGCGCGGATGTAGAACAGGTAGCAAATGGTATGGGGTTAGATAAACGTATTGGTACACAATTTTTAAAAGCAGGTATTGGGTATGGAGGTTCTTGCTTCCCAAAAGATACTAATGCTTTGATACAAATTGCAGGTAATGTAGAGCACGACTTCGTTTTGTTAAAATCCGTTATTAATGTTAATAATGACCAACAGGCTTCTCTTGTAGAAAAAGTAAAAAACGTACTAGGGCAGATGAATGGTAAGCGTGTTGCAATGCTTGGATTAGCATTCAAACCAAATACAGATGATATGCGAGAAGCCGCATCTATTGTTATTGCTAGGGAGTTGGTACAATTAGGTACCCAAGTTGTAGCTTATGATCCAATTGCTACTGAAAATGCTAAAAAGTTATTGCCAAGTGAAGTGGAATATGTTAATTCAGTTGAAGAAGCCGTTGAAAAAGCTGATGCAACCCTAATTGTCACAGAATGGGAGGATATAAAAACATTTCCACTTGAGAAATATATTGAGTTAATGAAAGAACCAATTATTTTTGATGGGCGTAATTGTCACGGTTTAGAACATGTTCAGAAATTTTCTGTAGACTATTATTCTGTGGGACGGCCACCAGTTATTCGTGAGAAAATTCTTTTGTAA
- a CDS encoding glycosyltransferase family 2 protein, whose protein sequence is MENNRGEIAGNSLVSIIIPTYNAEKFILHTINSVRAQTYKIWEIIIIDDCSSDSTIRIVEEQEKLDKRIRIIKLERNSGAAIARNTGINHAKGKYIAFLDSDDLWLPEKLEKQLAFMQNNDIAFSFTSYQIMDQDGILTDKVVHVPEKIDYNGLLKNTIIGCLTVMLDIEKLGKVQMPNIRTRQDTATWLKILKQGHYAYGLDEILSKYRKVENSISSKKFKMAKMNWKLYREIEGLSVPKSAWCFVNYALNGAIKHFVK, encoded by the coding sequence ATGGAGAATAATAGAGGTGAAATAGCTGGTAATTCACTGGTATCAATAATTATTCCTACTTATAATGCAGAAAAATTTATATTACATACAATTAATTCTGTAAGAGCACAAACATATAAAATATGGGAAATAATTATAATTGACGATTGTTCTTCTGATAGTACAATTAGAATAGTTGAAGAACAAGAAAAACTTGATAAAAGAATTAGAATAATAAAACTAGAAAGAAATAGTGGGGCTGCAATTGCTAGAAATACTGGCATTAACCATGCAAAAGGAAAATATATAGCTTTTCTAGACAGTGATGATCTATGGTTACCAGAAAAACTAGAAAAGCAATTAGCTTTTATGCAGAATAATGATATAGCTTTTTCATTTACGAGTTATCAAATTATGGATCAAGATGGTATTCTTACGGATAAGGTAGTACATGTGCCGGAAAAAATTGATTATAATGGATTATTAAAAAATACAATAATAGGTTGCCTAACAGTCATGCTTGATATTGAAAAATTAGGGAAGGTACAAATGCCTAATATTAGAACACGTCAGGATACTGCAACATGGTTGAAGATATTAAAGCAAGGACATTATGCATATGGATTAGATGAAATTTTGTCTAAATATCGGAAAGTAGAAAACTCTATTTCTAGCAAAAAATTTAAAATGGCTAAAATGAATTGGAAATTATATAGGGAGATAGAGGGATTAAGTGTTCCTAAATCTGCATGGTGCTTTGTAAACTATGCACTGAATGGTGCCATTAAGCACTTTGTTAAATAA
- a CDS encoding lipid II flippase MurJ: MKLMSTSIVMLLISVFSAVLGLLRETLLAKYFGISREMEVFVIASFLPLVVLPAIGKALTTSFIPVYLNLKEESESKALKFYEQVKKCILFLGIISMVVLGIGSIVYVYGIGEFQNSGMDDLLLYMILILLPTILMFNIHGIERGRHQAENSYLFPSISNLFINVFFIVSIVLGAYFNDIRYLCYGLLVASFSQTYLLLKTKKNSLHIEVEGKWWKSKEIESFWSFFFPAILSSIAPTIPMLLARFLTGNFREGALVSLNYAFTIASLPILLLAMSSFSILYTLFSKSFASKKFKKVRIQLNNSISFLTIALIPSTVFVIYFSEEIIRVLFERGAFDERATVLTASALNIFILGLYPTAIRELLFRFCFATSNKKIPFISSVILLITSIMFTVFFCLEFSQYGVPWAILVANIITVVYMFSKNKEYMNYSLIWILIKS, translated from the coding sequence ATGAAGTTAATGTCTACATCTATAGTTATGTTATTGATCTCTGTATTTAGTGCTGTATTGGGACTTTTGAGGGAGACTTTATTAGCTAAGTATTTTGGAATATCAAGAGAAATGGAAGTTTTTGTTATTGCTTCCTTTCTGCCACTTGTAGTTTTACCCGCAATTGGAAAGGCACTTACAACATCTTTTATACCCGTTTATTTAAACTTAAAAGAGGAATCCGAATCAAAGGCCTTAAAGTTCTATGAACAAGTTAAAAAGTGCATATTATTTTTAGGTATAATATCGATGGTTGTATTAGGTATTGGATCTATCGTATACGTATATGGAATAGGTGAATTTCAAAATTCAGGTATGGATGATCTACTGTTATATATGATATTAATACTATTACCTACAATATTAATGTTTAATATACATGGGATTGAAAGAGGGAGACATCAAGCAGAAAATAGTTATTTATTTCCCTCTATTTCTAATTTATTTATTAATGTATTTTTTATAGTATCTATTGTTCTTGGGGCCTATTTTAATGATATACGCTACTTATGTTATGGATTACTAGTAGCAAGTTTTTCACAAACGTACCTTCTATTAAAAACAAAGAAAAATAGTCTGCATATAGAAGTTGAAGGCAAATGGTGGAAATCAAAAGAAATTGAAAGTTTTTGGAGCTTTTTTTTTCCAGCTATTCTTTCTAGTATAGCACCAACAATACCGATGTTATTGGCAAGATTTTTAACGGGAAATTTTAGAGAAGGGGCTTTAGTTAGCTTGAACTATGCCTTTACAATAGCTAGTTTACCTATCTTATTGTTAGCGATGTCATCCTTTTCGATTTTATATACATTATTCAGTAAAAGCTTTGCATCTAAAAAGTTTAAAAAGGTTAGAATTCAACTTAATAATAGTATAAGTTTCCTAACAATAGCATTAATTCCCTCAACCGTTTTTGTTATCTATTTTAGTGAAGAAATAATAAGGGTTTTATTTGAACGTGGAGCCTTTGACGAGCGGGCAACGGTGCTAACAGCATCAGCTTTGAATATTTTTATATTGGGGCTATATCCGACGGCAATTCGTGAGTTATTATTTAGATTTTGTTTTGCTACATCCAATAAAAAAATCCCATTTATATCGAGCGTTATATTACTAATAACAAGTATAATGTTTACAGTATTCTTTTGTTTAGAATTTAGTCAATACGGTGTACCATGGGCTATTTTAGTAGCAAATATAATTACAGTAGTTTATATGTTTTCAAAGAATAAAGAATATATGAATTACAGTTTGATATGGATACTGATAAAAAGTTAG
- a CDS encoding O-antigen ligase family protein, whose product MFTGSEGSIISFVISTFIILLYKIIDVRKVFFIVLPSIIFILLLSFNIINSNFSQSLINVLVEQGRWILWEGAIRIFMDTPFYGIGFYQFPEVLKEYGVYSQYGAAWPHPHNLFLDLIVTVGILGSVIFIMLLVCIIKHVLVMKKSIWGNNHFKLISLAIIVGAFIHDLIDGGFLWGTSSCATLLWIIVGVVEE is encoded by the coding sequence ATATTTACAGGTTCAGAAGGGTCTATAATTTCATTTGTAATATCTACATTTATTATATTGCTTTATAAAATCATAGATGTAAGAAAAGTATTCTTTATAGTATTACCAAGTATAATATTTATCCTGTTATTAAGTTTTAATATTATTAATAGTAATTTTTCACAATCATTAATTAACGTATTAGTAGAACAGGGAAGATGGATTTTATGGGAGGGTGCCATTAGGATTTTTATGGATACTCCATTTTATGGAATAGGGTTTTATCAATTTCCAGAGGTCTTAAAAGAGTATGGGGTATATTCCCAATACGGAGCAGCTTGGCCACATCCACATAATTTATTTTTAGATTTAATTGTTACAGTAGGGATACTAGGAAGTGTAATCTTTATAATGTTATTGGTTTGTATTATAAAACATGTACTAGTGATGAAAAAGAGTATTTGGGGTAATAATCATTTTAAATTGATTTCTTTAGCGATTATAGTAGGTGCTTTTATACATGATTTGATAGACGGTGGATTTTTATGGGGAACTAGTTCTTGTGCTACATTATTGTGGATAATAGTTGGGGTTGTTGAAGAGTAG
- a CDS encoding exopolysaccharide biosynthesis polyprenyl glycosylphosphotransferase yields the protein MKTSENVAIKYQDTSALTVQVDKNQSKLYLGIKYLLDFVTSLIGLIIVAPVILIFSLLIVLESPGSPFYSQERLGLYGAKFRVIKLRSMRRDAEKNGAKWAERNDPRITKIGLLIRKTRIDELPQLFNILKGDMSLVGPRPERPMFTEQFAREIPGFKNRLQVKPGLTGWAQVNGGYEITAEEKLKLDVYYIKNASIFLDLKIIIKTIKVVLTGDGAR from the coding sequence ATGAAGACCAGTGAAAACGTAGCAATTAAGTATCAAGATACAAGTGCATTAACTGTTCAAGTTGATAAAAATCAATCTAAACTTTATTTAGGTATTAAATATTTGTTAGATTTTGTGACTTCTTTAATAGGATTGATAATAGTAGCACCTGTTATTTTGATATTTAGTTTGCTTATTGTACTAGAGTCTCCTGGATCCCCTTTTTATTCACAAGAAAGATTGGGATTATATGGTGCAAAATTTAGAGTTATTAAACTCCGTTCGATGAGGAGAGATGCAGAGAAGAATGGAGCGAAATGGGCTGAGAGGAACGATCCTCGTATTACCAAAATAGGCTTGCTTATTCGTAAAACACGTATTGATGAATTACCACAATTATTTAATATTTTAAAGGGTGATATGTCTCTTGTTGGCCCAAGACCGGAAAGACCTATGTTTACAGAGCAATTTGCAAGGGAGATTCCGGGTTTCAAAAATAGGTTGCAAGTAAAACCAGGTTTAACGGGATGGGCTCAGGTAAATGGAGGATATGAAATTACTGCAGAAGAAAAATTGAAATTGGATGTCTATTATATTAAGAATGCTAGTATTTTTTTAGACTTAAAAATAATTATAAAAACAATAAAAGTAGTATTAACTGGTGATGGGGCTAGGTAA
- the galU gene encoding UTP--glucose-1-phosphate uridylyltransferase GalU, with protein sequence MTQVRKAIIPAAGLGTRFLPATKAMPKEMLPIVDKPTIQYIVEEAIVSGIEDIIIVTGKGKRAIEDHFNHSFELEQNLLEKGKYEMLEKVQASSKINIHYIRQKEPKGLGHAVWCARKFIGNEPFAVLLGDDIVQAETPCLRQLMNQYEATRSSVIGVQTVPENETHRYGIIDPLEQKGRSYQVSRFVEKPAQGTAPSNLAIMGRYVLTPEIFMFLEDQQTGTGGEIQLTDAIQRLNEIQRVFAYDFEGKHYDVGEKLGFIQTTIEMALHHNELKEKLLNYMDKIIYKELTK encoded by the coding sequence TTGACACAAGTAAGAAAAGCGATTATTCCAGCCGCTGGACTGGGTACACGATTTTTACCAGCGACAAAAGCAATGCCGAAAGAAATGTTGCCAATCGTTGATAAACCGACGATTCAATACATTGTCGAAGAAGCAATTGTATCTGGAATTGAAGATATTATCATCGTAACGGGTAAAGGAAAGCGTGCGATTGAAGATCACTTTAATCACTCCTTTGAACTAGAACAAAATCTACTAGAAAAAGGGAAGTACGAAATGCTTGAAAAAGTACAAGCGTCTTCCAAAATTAACATTCACTACATAAGACAAAAAGAACCAAAGGGACTCGGACATGCTGTATGGTGCGCACGTAAATTCATTGGCAACGAACCGTTTGCTGTATTACTTGGTGATGACATTGTTCAAGCAGAAACACCGTGCTTACGTCAATTAATGAATCAATATGAAGCAACGAGATCATCAGTAATCGGTGTACAAACAGTGCCGGAAAATGAAACACACCGCTATGGCATTATTGATCCATTAGAACAAAAAGGACGCAGTTATCAGGTGAGCAGGTTTGTTGAAAAACCAGCACAAGGAACAGCACCATCAAACTTAGCGATTATGGGCCGTTACGTATTAACACCAGAAATTTTTATGTTCCTAGAAGACCAACAAACAGGTACGGGCGGAGAAATTCAGCTAACGGATGCGATTCAACGATTAAATGAAATTCAACGTGTATTTGCGTATGACTTTGAAGGTAAACATTATGACGTTGGGGAGAAATTAGGATTTATTCAGACGACGATTGAGATGGCGTTACATCATAATGAATTAAAAGAAAAATTACTAAATTATATGGATAAGATAATATATAAGGAATTAACAAAATAA
- a CDS encoding tyrosine-protein phosphatase, translated as MIDLHCHILPKLDDGAQSIEDSIAMAKEACKEGIHTIVATPHHQNGVYTNPAENILHQVKQLNDRLKEEEINLTILPGQEIRLYGELLEDYELGKIVTLNRTDKYILIEFPANHVPRYAEKMLYELRVKGITPIIVHPERNTEIIERPEVLYKLVNQGALTQITAGSVTGKFGKKIKKFSLQLIEHHLTHVISSDAHNTTTRSFHLQLAYETVEKTFGSSTLYYFKENTYSLISGEMIYREEPEKIRRKKILGLF; from the coding sequence ATGATTGATTTACATTGTCATATTTTGCCTAAGCTAGATGATGGGGCACAATCAATCGAGGATAGTATTGCGATGGCAAAAGAGGCATGTAAAGAAGGCATCCATACAATCGTTGCTACTCCGCATCATCAAAATGGTGTGTATACCAATCCAGCAGAAAACATTCTTCATCAGGTAAAGCAGTTAAATGATAGATTGAAAGAAGAAGAGATTAATTTAACCATTTTACCTGGTCAAGAAATCAGGTTATACGGAGAATTGTTAGAAGACTACGAGTTGGGGAAAATCGTTACATTGAATCGTACGGATAAATACATATTAATTGAATTCCCAGCAAACCATGTCCCGCGCTATGCTGAAAAAATGTTATATGAACTACGTGTAAAAGGAATCACACCGATTATTGTGCATCCAGAGCGAAATACGGAAATCATTGAACGCCCTGAAGTGTTGTATAAGCTCGTAAATCAAGGCGCACTAACTCAAATTACTGCGGGGAGTGTAACAGGAAAGTTCGGAAAGAAAATTAAAAAGTTTTCATTACAACTCATTGAACATCATTTAACACATGTCATATCATCAGATGCTCATAACACAACAACGCGCTCTTTTCACTTACAATTGGCGTATGAAACAGTAGAAAAAACATTTGGGAGTTCTACACTTTACTACTTCAAAGAAAATACATATTCACTAATAAGTGGGGAAATGATTTACCGAGAAGAGCCAGAGAAAATACGACGTAAAAAAATATTAGGTCTTTTTTAA
- a CDS encoding CpsD/CapB family tyrosine-protein kinase, translating to MVLKKKASRVRRQLIAYEQPKSSVSEQYRNVRTNIEFASVDRKIRSLIVTSANSSEGKTTTAANIAIVFAQQGKKVLLIDADLRKPALHQMLQIENVFGLTNVLTRSKKLETCVANTQIRNLNFLPCGPIPPNPAELLGANSMKDLLSEAYGMYDLVIFDTSPILPVTDAQIMANQCDASVLVIRSGVTEKDTAIKAKHALDGAKGTLLGVILNDKEQTGSEYYYYGSN from the coding sequence TTGGTTCTTAAGAAAAAAGCATCACGCGTACGTCGTCAGCTTATTGCATATGAACAACCGAAATCATCTGTTTCGGAACAATATCGAAATGTACGAACAAATATTGAATTTGCATCCGTTGATAGAAAAATTCGTTCTCTTATAGTTACATCCGCTAATTCAAGTGAAGGAAAGACAACAACAGCGGCTAACATTGCGATAGTCTTTGCGCAGCAAGGTAAAAAAGTATTACTCATTGATGCGGATTTACGTAAGCCTGCACTACATCAAATGTTACAAATTGAGAATGTTTTTGGCTTAACAAATGTATTAACACGTAGTAAAAAACTTGAGACATGTGTAGCAAATACACAAATTAGAAATTTAAACTTTCTGCCATGTGGGCCAATCCCACCAAACCCAGCCGAATTATTGGGGGCAAACTCGATGAAAGACTTACTTTCAGAAGCATATGGCATGTATGATCTCGTTATCTTTGATACATCACCGATTTTACCAGTTACTGATGCGCAAATTATGGCAAATCAATGTGATGCTTCTGTACTTGTAATTCGCAGCGGTGTAACAGAAAAAGATACGGCGATTAAAGCAAAACATGCACTTGATGGCGCAAAGGGTACATTACTTGGCGTTATTCTAAATGATAAGGAACAAACAGGATCTGAGTATTACTATTACGGTTCTAACTAA
- a CDS encoding Wzz/FepE/Etk N-terminal domain-containing protein has translation MEETISLKELFTILRKRLVMILAITIGAAVVSAIVSFYFITPIYQTSTQILVNQKKQDEKIIQYNEVQTNVQLTNTYKVIVKSPVILDQVKEKLKLDMPTGALNNKINVANEKDSQVIALTVQDKDAKLARDIANTTAEVFKSEIAKIMSVDNVTILSKAEVAEGQSPIKPNKMLNVAIAFVVGLMASVGLAFLLEYLDNTLKKEEDIEKLLDLPVIGVISHIEEDNVKSSSPSRTKRVGGHTIGS, from the coding sequence ATGGAAGAAACAATAAGTTTGAAAGAACTATTTACTATTTTAAGAAAGCGTCTCGTTATGATCCTCGCCATTACGATTGGGGCAGCTGTTGTAAGCGCAATCGTAAGTTTCTACTTTATAACGCCAATTTACCAAACTTCAACGCAAATTCTTGTTAACCAAAAGAAACAGGATGAAAAAATCATTCAGTATAATGAAGTACAAACGAATGTACAATTAACTAATACATATAAGGTAATTGTTAAAAGCCCAGTTATTTTAGATCAAGTGAAAGAAAAGTTAAAACTAGATATGCCAACTGGGGCATTAAATAACAAAATTAATGTTGCAAATGAGAAAGATTCACAGGTGATTGCTCTTACAGTACAAGATAAAGATGCAAAATTAGCTCGTGATATCGCAAACACAACAGCGGAAGTATTCAAAAGTGAAATTGCGAAAATTATGAGTGTTGATAATGTAACAATCCTATCAAAAGCAGAAGTGGCGGAAGGACAATCTCCAATTAAGCCTAATAAAATGTTAAATGTAGCTATTGCATTTGTCGTTGGCTTAATGGCTTCTGTCGGACTTGCATTCTTACTAGAATATTTAGATAACACACTTAAAAAAGAAGAAGATATCGAAAAATTGCTAGATTTGCCAGTTATTGGAGTGATTTCTCATATAGAAGAAGACAATGTGAAAAGCAGCAGTCCATCAAGGACAAAGAGAGTAGGAGGGCATACAATTGGTTCTTAA
- the galU gene encoding UTP--glucose-1-phosphate uridylyltransferase GalU codes for MKKVRKAIIPAAGLGTRFLPATKAMPKEMLPIVDKPTIQYIVEEAIASGIEDIIIVTGKGKRAIEDHFDHSFELEENLLAKEKFELLAKVQESSKINIHYIRQKEPKGLGHAVWCARKFIGNEPFAVLLGDDIVQADKPCLRQLMDEYDKTKASVIGVQTVPENETHRYGVIDPLEQKDRCYQVRTFVEKPAQGTAPSNLAIMGRYILTPEIFELLEEQQIGAGGEIQLTDAIQRLNETQRVFAYDFEGKRYDVGEKLGFIQTTIEMAMQHKELKEDLLNYMQKLVEHEFSVTK; via the coding sequence TTGAAAAAGGTCAGAAAAGCGATTATTCCAGCTGCAGGTCTAGGTACACGATTCTTACCTGCAACAAAGGCGATGCCAAAAGAAATGCTACCGATTGTTGATAAACCAACGATTCAGTATATTGTCGAAGAGGCAATCGCATCTGGAATAGAAGATATTATTATTGTCACAGGAAAAGGGAAACGTGCGATTGAAGATCATTTCGATCATTCCTTTGAACTAGAAGAAAATTTGCTAGCAAAAGAGAAATTTGAGCTCCTTGCAAAAGTGCAAGAATCATCAAAAATTAACATACATTATATTCGTCAAAAAGAACCAAAAGGCCTAGGACATGCTGTTTGGTGTGCTCGTAAATTTATTGGTAACGAACCGTTTGCCGTTTTACTAGGCGATGATATCGTGCAAGCGGACAAGCCTTGTTTGCGTCAATTAATGGATGAGTATGATAAAACGAAAGCATCTGTAATTGGTGTTCAAACGGTACCAGAAAACGAAACGCATCGTTACGGTGTTATTGATCCGTTAGAACAAAAGGATCGCTGTTATCAAGTAAGAACATTTGTGGAGAAACCAGCACAAGGAACAGCACCATCAAATCTAGCAATTATGGGACGTTACATTTTAACACCAGAAATTTTTGAGCTACTAGAAGAACAACAAATTGGAGCAGGTGGCGAAATTCAATTAACCGATGCTATTCAACGATTAAATGAAACGCAGCGTGTATTTGCATATGACTTTGAAGGTAAACGCTATGACGTTGGGGAAAAGCTAGGATTTATTCAAACAACAATCGAAATGGCAATGCAACATAAAGAATTAAAAGAAGATCTTCTGAATTATATGCAGAAACTTGTAGAACATGAGTTTAGCGTTACGAAATAG
- the fabZ gene encoding 3-hydroxyacyl-ACP dehydratase FabZ has protein sequence MLDIGQIKEIIPHRYPFLLVDQILEVEEGKRAVGIKNVTANEEYFNGHFPDYPVMPGVLIVEALAQVGAVAVLKKEENRGRLAFFAGIDNCRFKRQVRPGDQLRLEVEMTRVRGPIGKGKAVATVNGEIACEAEITFALGDKKE, from the coding sequence ATGCTAGATATAGGGCAGATTAAAGAAATTATTCCACATCGTTATCCATTTCTACTAGTCGATCAAATTCTAGAAGTAGAAGAAGGAAAGCGTGCGGTTGGAATTAAAAATGTAACGGCAAATGAGGAATACTTTAATGGACACTTTCCAGATTATCCTGTGATGCCAGGTGTTCTAATTGTAGAAGCATTAGCGCAGGTGGGTGCTGTTGCGGTATTAAAAAAAGAGGAGAATCGTGGACGCCTCGCATTCTTCGCTGGTATTGATAACTGCCGCTTCAAGCGTCAAGTACGCCCGGGTGACCAACTTCGTTTAGAAGTGGAAATGACACGTGTACGTGGACCAATTGGAAAAGGGAAAGCAGTTGCAACTGTAAATGGTGAAATTGCTTGTGAAGCTGAGATTACATTCGCGCTTGGTGATAAAAAAGAATAG